In the genome of Paenibacillus sp. GP183, the window GGTCAGAATGACAATGAGAAACGGCCATCCCATCTGATACAGCCCAACCCCTTCGGCTCCAATGACACGCGGCAAGGTTATTCGAGGGATGAATCCCAAAAGTCGATTCATGATGCCTGCAGCCAAAAGAATCATGGTTCCGTGGATAAAAGATTGCTTGCTCACCCGTCATTCCTTCTTCCCTCACTGCCTATATCTGAGACTATGCGAGAGAAGGCCAAGCTCATGCTAACATTTTATGGACATGCAGCGTCATTGGGAGGAAAACGGTATATGACATCGAATACTATGATGTGGAAGAACTCTGAGGGAGGGCTAATCATGAGTGAAGAGGACGACATATTGGAGCAGCAAGAAACTTTAGATTCCATTTTGTCAGAGCGGCATTTCATAGAAAAAGAGCATCATGTGCTATCCGAAAATGAGCTAAATGAAGTTATCGAAAGCTTATGCCTGAGCAAAGTGGAAGAATTCAAACTCCTCGGCTATGATCATGTAACCGGCAAAGAGATCTGGGATTGCGTCAGCGACAGGTACCGCAAAAGCGGAATGCCCGCCTTGCATCAGATCGTGAACGATATTCTATCGCTAAAATCGACACAATTCATGAACTGGATGACTATGAGTGCTTTCAAAGGAGCCCAATTCTAAGGAAGGGCTTGTTTTTTTTGCCCGTTGATAAGAAATTATAAGTTTACTAACTTATTTTGCTTCGCATCAACCTTGACAAACGCGCTCGTCATTATGGACGGCGCAGCCGTTTATACTGGTCAACCGGGAATTATTTCTTCTCTTCGGCAAATTGACTCGATTTGGGCACGTAAGTATAATAGGAATATTGGGTATCGAAGGGAGACAAGCAATTAATGTTAGATTGGAGAAGAATATCAGCCTTTTTTTTAACCATCATTGTCGTTCTGGGCGTTGTTGCTGCAACAAGTCCTGTACTTGTGCAAAGAATCAAGCTCGGTTTGGATTTAAAGGGAGGATTTGAAATTTTATATACCGCA includes:
- a CDS encoding post-transcriptional regulator, translating into MSEEDDILEQQETLDSILSERHFIEKEHHVLSENELNEVIESLCLSKVEEFKLLGYDHVTGKEIWDCVSDRYRKSGMPALHQIVNDILSLKSTQFMNWMTMSAFKGAQF